A stretch of Aureispira sp. CCB-E DNA encodes these proteins:
- a CDS encoding CoA-binding protein, which yields MSDYKTLVLGATTNPTRYAYLATQRLLDNNIEVIPVGIRKGETAGIPIQNDRPIIEDVHTITLYLNPTVQKEYYDYILQLKPKRVIFNPGTENTELYGLLRQELPETTIEVACTLVLLSIDNYKS from the coding sequence ATGAGCGATTACAAAACGCTTGTTTTAGGCGCAACAACGAATCCTACCCGTTATGCTTATCTTGCAACACAACGACTGTTGGACAATAATATAGAGGTAATTCCTGTTGGAATTCGCAAAGGAGAAACTGCTGGGATACCTATTCAGAATGATCGACCAATCATAGAAGATGTACACACAATTACACTCTACTTAAATCCAACAGTACAAAAAGAATATTATGATTATATTCTACAACTAAAGCCTAAGCGAGTCATTTTTAATCCAGGAACAGAAAACACAGAATTGTACGGTCTTTTGAGACAAGAATTACCAGAAACTACAATAGAGGTAGCTTGCACTTTGGTTTTGCTTTCTATTGATAATTACAAAAGCTAA
- a CDS encoding sodium:solute symporter family protein → MKIPVKAFVPTLVMTGFMSLVGLYIYFFTDKEVFWGGFISMLFFYGLVFFMGSYIASQKGDNSNEEEVMLAGRSIPLWIAIFTMSATWVGGGYINGTAEATYGSGLVWVQAPWGYALSLIIGGLFFAKKMRRYQFKTMLDPLAQRFGEKTAAFFFLPALSGEIFWTAAILSALGSTFGVVLGLDLESSIILSAMIAIAYTALGGLWAVALTDVIQMVLLLLGLFITIPYALDYVGGWDTAWAAYQVKFGAAASLLPSHEALGAYYWNWWDYALLLMFGGIPWQVYFQRVLSAKDENTARSLSVLAGVVCLIAAIPPIMIGVVGNVADWSSLGGVPEDSLQILPSVMKAMTPSLVATIGLGAVAAAVMSSADSSILSSSSMASWNVYRPILNPEVTSEKLAKVIQSCIWIVGIAATLIALRVESIYDLWYLCSDFVYCLLFPALVCALFDPKANKYGALAGLIVASILRFGGGDETLGIPTFIPYPITDASVEIVDGIRTSVLFPFRTLAMLSGLLSIILVSRLTQKQAPPQPLKIVTSHDNDFDLSEHL, encoded by the coding sequence ATGAAAATTCCAGTTAAAGCGTTTGTTCCCACTTTAGTCATGACAGGTTTTATGTCACTTGTTGGGCTGTATATTTACTTTTTTACAGATAAAGAAGTTTTTTGGGGAGGATTTATTTCTATGCTTTTTTTTTATGGCTTAGTTTTTTTTATGGGAAGCTATATTGCTTCGCAAAAAGGAGACAATAGCAATGAGGAAGAAGTAATGTTGGCGGGGCGTTCGATTCCTTTGTGGATTGCCATTTTTACCATGAGTGCTACATGGGTAGGAGGAGGTTACATCAATGGAACAGCAGAGGCGACTTATGGGAGTGGTTTGGTTTGGGTACAAGCTCCTTGGGGGTATGCGTTAAGTTTGATTATTGGTGGACTGTTTTTTGCTAAAAAAATGCGTCGATATCAATTTAAGACAATGCTAGATCCTTTGGCGCAACGATTTGGCGAAAAAACGGCTGCATTTTTCTTTTTACCTGCTTTGAGTGGAGAAATTTTTTGGACAGCAGCCATTTTATCCGCTTTAGGCTCTACTTTTGGAGTTGTTTTGGGACTGGATCTTGAAAGTTCTATTATACTTTCTGCAATGATCGCCATTGCCTATACTGCTTTAGGAGGGCTTTGGGCGGTTGCGCTGACAGACGTAATTCAGATGGTTTTGTTGTTGCTTGGTTTGTTTATAACCATTCCTTACGCACTAGATTATGTAGGGGGATGGGACACAGCTTGGGCCGCTTATCAAGTTAAATTTGGGGCAGCTGCTTCTTTGCTGCCATCGCACGAGGCTTTGGGGGCATATTACTGGAATTGGTGGGATTATGCACTGTTGTTGATGTTTGGAGGAATACCTTGGCAAGTATATTTTCAAAGAGTATTGTCTGCAAAAGATGAGAATACAGCAAGAAGTTTGTCTGTTTTGGCTGGAGTCGTTTGCTTAATTGCTGCTATTCCGCCTATTATGATAGGTGTGGTAGGCAATGTTGCAGACTGGTCAAGCTTGGGAGGAGTACCCGAAGATAGCTTGCAAATTTTGCCTAGTGTGATGAAGGCCATGACCCCTTCTTTGGTGGCAACAATTGGATTAGGGGCTGTTGCGGCAGCGGTTATGTCTTCTGCCGATTCTTCTATTTTGTCTTCTTCTTCTATGGCAAGTTGGAACGTATATCGTCCCATTTTAAATCCAGAAGTAACTTCCGAAAAGTTAGCGAAAGTTATTCAGTCTTGTATTTGGATTGTTGGAATTGCAGCAACGCTGATAGCGTTAAGGGTCGAGAGTATTTATGATTTGTGGTATTTGTGTAGTGACTTTGTATACTGTTTGCTATTTCCTGCTTTGGTTTGTGCTTTGTTCGATCCAAAGGCAAATAAATACGGTGCTTTAGCGGGGCTAATTGTTGCTTCCATCTTGCGATTTGGAGGGGGAGATGAAACATTAGGTATTCCTACCTTTATACCTTATCCTATTACTGATGCTTCGGTAGAAATTGTGGATGGGATACGTACTTCTGTCTTATTTCCTTTTCGAACCTTGGCTATGTTATCGGGCTTGTTGAGTATCATCCTTGTTTCTAGATTAACACAAAAGCAAGCACCGCCGCAACCCTTAAAAATAGTAACTAGTCATGACAATGATTTTGATTTGAGCGAACATTTGTAA
- a CDS encoding phosphatidylcholine/phosphatidylserine synthase encodes MEQQTGYTWGQKAAAWGVHAFTASGIVAGFWGIVSVANGDFFMAFAMLFATVIIDGVDGTFARIFKVTEVLPDVSGKTMDYVIDFATYAIIPAFIIYEATQKGVPVEEGGVYMIPDALRIWAAAIILIISSLYYGKEGMVSRDMYFVGFPVLWNLVAFYLYYVTNLPPIGNFIMVLIFAILHFVPIKYLYPSRTKKFMKLNILNTVVFLISNFALLVLIEWNYNLPTALIIARVGSVASLLYFGVLSVYHTWFDPDTKDI; translated from the coding sequence ATGGAACAACAAACAGGTTATACTTGGGGGCAAAAAGCTGCCGCTTGGGGCGTTCACGCATTTACTGCATCGGGAATCGTTGCAGGTTTTTGGGGCATTGTCTCTGTTGCAAATGGCGACTTTTTTATGGCTTTTGCCATGCTTTTTGCAACGGTTATTATTGATGGTGTCGACGGTACCTTCGCAAGAATTTTTAAAGTAACAGAAGTTTTACCTGATGTATCGGGCAAGACAATGGACTATGTAATTGATTTTGCCACCTATGCCATCATCCCTGCCTTTATTATTTATGAAGCTACCCAAAAAGGCGTTCCAGTAGAGGAAGGAGGTGTTTATATGATTCCCGATGCTTTGAGAATTTGGGCTGCTGCCATTATTCTAATTATTTCTTCTCTTTATTATGGCAAGGAGGGCATGGTCTCTAGAGATATGTATTTCGTTGGGTTTCCTGTGTTGTGGAATTTAGTAGCATTTTATCTTTATTATGTAACTAATCTTCCTCCTATTGGTAATTTTATCATGGTACTGATCTTTGCTATCTTACACTTTGTACCAATAAAGTACCTCTACCCTAGTCGAACCAAAAAATTCATGAAGCTCAATATTTTAAATACAGTTGTATTCTTAATAAGCAATTTTGCATTGCTGGTTTTGATAGAATGGAATTACAATTTACCAACAGCACTTATCATTGCAAGAGTTGGGTCCGTTGCTTCTCTATTATACTTCGGAGTTTTGAGTGTCTACCACACTTGGTTTGATCCAGATACTAAAGATATTTAG